The Rhinolophus ferrumequinum isolate MPI-CBG mRhiFer1 chromosome 19, mRhiFer1_v1.p, whole genome shotgun sequence genome has a segment encoding these proteins:
- the TXNDC2 gene encoding thioredoxin domain-containing protein 2, producing MSLIANGFEERCAPAAVLMGVHVDVGPSWPSSWSNTERKPEMESDDTGALEELELRPDKRAETHEGDPNENALLRVLSNHVTLLVPEFLVPTHTQEKAFANDVSNIQHKPAEESKVPQRADAFLPEQDSDISSSSAKTMQPKEGDSPNFSTKTIPPQQGDIPRSTGKTILFKKGNTLHSSEKNVLPKEGNTANSSEKPIPPKQDDTLSSPGKIILHKEGNTSNVSAKTILPKQGDIPNSSAKTTPLKQGDTLSSSKKTIPSKQGDIPNSSAKTTPLKQGDTPSSSKKTIPSKQGDIPNSSAKTTPLKQGDTPSSSKKTIPSKQGNIPNSSAKTTPPKEGNTPKLSAKTISPKEGNTPKSSEQTILPKQDDIPNFSAKTISPKEGNTPKSSEKNISPKEGDTPNFSEETKKDNTPKSSEKNISPKEGDTQKSSEETIQPKEGETPKSSEEAIQPTEGNIPAETMELSEVNMVKVILSKEDFELALKEAGERLVAVDFSAMWCGPCRIIKPLFCSLSVKHEDVLFLEVDVDVCEELVKDLEIICIPTFQFYKKEEKVGEICGVLTEKLETIIAELK from the exons ATGAGCCTCATCGCAAATGGATTTGAGGAGAGATG TGCCCCTGCTGCTGTGTTGATGGGGGTCCATGTGGATGTGGGCCCTTCCTGGCCTTCCAGTTGGAGC aatacagaaagaaaaccGGAAATGGAAAGTGATGACACTGGAGCCCTGGAAGAGCTGGAACTGAGGCCAGACAAACGAGCAGAAACACATGAAGGCGATCCTAATG AGAATGCATTACTACGGGTTCTGTCCAACCATGTGACTCTCTTGGTCCCAGAGTTCTTGGTCCCAACACACACTCAAGAGAAGGCCTTTGCCAATGACGTCAGCAACATACAACACAAACCTGCAGAGGAGTCCAAAGTTCCACAGCGTGCGGACGCATTCCTTCCTGAGCAGGATAGTGACATCTCCAGTTCCTCAGCAAAAACCATGCAGCCCAAGGAAGGTGACAGCCCcaatttctcaacaaaaaccaTCCCACCGCAGCAAGGTGACATTCCCAGGTCCACAGGAAAAACCATCCTGTTTAAAAAGGGTAACACCCTTCATTCctcagaaaaaaatgtccttCCCAAAGAGGGTAACACTGCTAATTCCTCAGAAAAACCCATCCCACCCAAGCAGGATGACACCCTCAGTTCCCCAGGAAAAATCATCCTGCACAAAGAAGGTAACACCAGTAATGTTTCAGCAAAAACCATCCTGCCCAAGCAGGGTGACATCCCCAATTCCTCAGCAAAAACCACCCCTCTCAAGCAGGGTGACACcctcagttcctcaaaaaaaaccATCCCATCCAAGCAGGGTGACATCCCCAATTCCTCAGCAAAAACCACCCCTCTCAAGCAGGGTGACACCcccagttcctcaaaaaaaaccATCCCATCCAAGCAGGGTGACATCCCCAATTCCTCAGCAAAAACCACCCCTCTCAAGCAGGGTGACACCcccagttcctcaaaaaaaaccATCCCATCCAAGCAGGGTAACATCCCCAATTCCTCAGCAAAAACCACCCCTC CCAAGGAGGGCAACACCCCCAAGCTCTCAGCAAAAACCATTTCACCCAAGGAGGGCAACACCCCCAAGTCCTCAGAACAAACCATCCTGCCCAAGCAGGATGACATTCCCAATTTCTCAGCAAAAACCATTTCACCCAAGGAGGGCAACACCCCCAAGtcctcagaaaaaaacatttcaccCAAGGAAGGTGACACCCCCAatttctcagaagaaaccaagaaGGACAACACCCCCAAGtcctcagaaaaaaacatttcaccCAAGGAGGGCGATACCCAGAAATCCTCAGAAGAGACAATCCAGCCCAAGGAGGGTGAAACCCCCAAATCCTCAGAAGAAGCCATCCAGCCCACAGAAGGCAATATCCCAGCAGAAACAATGGAGCTCTCAGAGGTCAATATGGTGAAAGTGATCCTGAGCAAGGAGGATTTCGAGTTGGCCCTCaaggaggctggggagaggctggTGGCTGTGGACTTCTCAGCCATGTGGTGTGGGCCTTGCAGGATAATAAAGCCTCTTTTTTGTTCCCTGTCTGTGAAGCATGAGGATGTACTGTTCCTGGAAGTGGACGTTGATGTGTGTGAGGAGCTGGTGAAAGACCTTGAGATCATTTGCATTCCaacctttcagttttataaaaaagaagaaaaggtggGCGAAATTTGTGGTGTCCTTACGGAAAAACTTGAAACAATCATTGCAGAATTAAAGTAA